The sequence below is a genomic window from Bradyrhizobium septentrionale.
CGGACGAGGCCCATGATCAGGATCACCATCGCTACGGCGAACGGCGCATCCTTCGGATTCATGAACATGTGGCCGTAGAAGGTCGGGCACAGCGCCAGCAGCAAGAGCGCCGCCAGTCCCGCCAGCGGACCGCCGACGCGGCGCGCCAGGCGCCAGGTTACGGCGAGGCCGATCACGCCGACGATCGCGCCGAGCAGGCGGCGCGTCTCGAACAGTTCGAGCGGGATGATCTTGTGCAGCAGCGCCGCAGCCATGTCGAAGCCGCCGCCGTACATATAGAGGTTGGCAAACGACAGCGCGCCGGTGTCCTTGAACCCGGACCCGTACATGCGCAGCAGCAGGTCGGCGTATTCAGCGTGGGTGTAGTCGTCCCAGCCCAGGCCGTAATCGCGGAATGTGAGACCGGCGACCACGGCGACCACGCCGAGGACGAGGAATGCGAGATCGTCGCAGGTCTTCTCCATCGAGCGCCGCGCAGGCGCCTCGAATGCAGACGTCGTAATCGATGACATAGCTAGTGGTACCGGCGTGCCTGTGGCCCTGTTTGGCGCTTTAGGGCCTCATTCCCCGGCATCCATAGCGCAGTTCCGTTTCCAAGTAATTGGTAAATGTGGCGTAATTTCCCAGATGCATTGCAATATATTGGCAGCAATTCGTCGTCAGTAAATTTACGGGAGCCGTGCTGCGGCGCAGTCGTCGTGAGCGCGATCTGCCGCGCGCAGCGCCGGTTAAGCGGGATTTTAGGGAACTTCTGTCTACAATTGGCGGTTGGCGGTGTGGGCACTATGACGGTATCGTGGCGTCGGTGGCTCGCGCCGATTTTCGGTTGGGTCTCCCGGGGGTTAGTTCGATGAAGGTTGGTCTGTTGGTCGTCGGCGCGGGCCTGGTTTTGGCAGGCTTGGCGGCGGTCGGCTTCGGAATTCCCTACAAGGAATTCAGCGTCGGCGGCACGTTGATCATGACGGGCGTGACCGCCGTGTGCACGGGGGCGATCGTGCTGGGCCTCGCCGCGGTCGTGCGCGAGCTCCAGGCCATGGGCGACCGGCTCGACGCGGTTGTTGCCACGGGTATCCGTTCCGGGGGTCCGTCGCCGTCTGCAACTTCCCCGCGCAACGCTCCCGACGATCCGGTGTTCCCGCCGCCGCGTGAGCCAAAGGTCGCGGCGCCTCCGCCGCTGGCTCCATCGGTCCAGCCATCCGCGCCCGCGGCGCCGCCGCCGTGGCACGACGAAATCCCCCAGCGCGGTGGCGCGTCGGGCGAGGTGCCTCCTCCCGTGTCGGGCACAACTCCCGCGGACGGCGAAGGGCCGCCCAAGCGGCGCAACCTGCTGTTCTCGTCCTCGCGGAAGGAGCGCGACAGAACCCAGGGGCGTGCTGCCGAGCCGCTCACGCCGGATCTGTTGTCGCCGGAACTGCGTCCGAATCCGGCCGCTGCGGCCGAGCCTGCGCCGGCAACCTTCGATGATGCCTGGC
It includes:
- a CDS encoding DUF308 domain-containing protein gives rise to the protein MKVGLLVVGAGLVLAGLAAVGFGIPYKEFSVGGTLIMTGVTAVCTGAIVLGLAAVVRELQAMGDRLDAVVATGIRSGGPSPSATSPRNAPDDPVFPPPREPKVAAPPPLAPSVQPSAPAAPPPWHDEIPQRGGASGEVPPPVSGTTPADGEGPPKRRNLLFSSSRKERDRTQGRAAEPLTPDLLSPELRPNPAAAAEPAPATFDDAWPKAERPRSVDVAPRRTPRPSTFGETQSAAAAPSPSSGHPPAPQEQPPVTVLKSGVVDGMAYSLYSDGSIEAQMPEGMMRFASIDELRSHLEQRP